One window of Bacteroidota bacterium genomic DNA carries:
- a CDS encoding polyprenol monophosphomannose synthase, whose translation MPVPTASPTPPDVKGERSLVVVPTYNEADNIERLLTFVCELKPKAVADFGLALVRPVTFDVLVVDDGSPDGTAALVRRVQAAYPGRVHLVERTGKLGLGTAYVRGFRYALAHGYDHVCEMDADFSHNPDDLPKLVAAIQDGADVAIGSRYVGGVRIMNWPLSRLVLSYGAGVYTRAITGLPVLDVTAGFKCFHRRVLEAIDLDRVKSNGYSFQIELTYRAWRQGFKIAEVPIVFTERTEGQSKMSKAIVREAAWKVWELRLRQLVGKL comes from the coding sequence GTGCCCGTTCCCACCGCATCGCCTACCCCGCCTGACGTGAAGGGCGAGCGTTCACTAGTCGTGGTCCCGACCTACAACGAGGCGGACAACATCGAGCGTCTGCTCACGTTCGTCTGCGAACTCAAGCCGAAGGCTGTGGCCGACTTTGGCCTGGCTCTCGTCCGCCCCGTGACGTTTGACGTTCTAGTAGTAGACGACGGCTCTCCAGACGGGACGGCGGCGCTCGTCAGGCGCGTGCAAGCGGCGTACCCTGGACGCGTGCATCTCGTCGAACGGACGGGCAAGCTGGGGCTCGGCACCGCCTACGTGCGCGGCTTTCGCTACGCGCTCGCCCACGGCTACGACCACGTCTGCGAGATGGACGCCGACTTCTCGCACAACCCGGACGACCTCCCGAAGCTCGTTGCCGCTATTCAAGACGGCGCTGACGTCGCCATCGGGAGCCGCTACGTCGGCGGCGTTCGCATCATGAACTGGCCGCTCTCGCGCCTCGTGCTCAGCTACGGCGCGGGCGTCTACACGCGGGCGATCACCGGCCTCCCCGTCCTCGACGTGACGGCGGGCTTTAAGTGCTTCCACCGCCGCGTGCTTGAAGCGATTGACCTCGACCGGGTCAAGTCGAACGGCTACTCATTCCAGATCGAGCTCACCTACCGCGCGTGGAGGCAGGGCTTCAAGATTGCCGAGGTGCCTATCGTGTTCACAGAGCGCACGGAAGGCCAGAGCAAGATGAGCAAAGCCATCGTCCGCGAGGCCGCCTGGAAGGTGTGGGAGCTGCGCCTGCGGCAACTCGTGGGCAAGCTGTGA